A region of Paenibacillus sp. JNUCC-31 DNA encodes the following proteins:
- a CDS encoding XkdQ/YqbQ family protein — protein sequence MTYKVIVDDKYDITKLVETITLKDSLDQIAYQANIRLAVSASSGLPAISPGMAVRISGVPFGEKSMVHLLHPAVIWEAESSNSGTKRLSLTVYDRMIYLEKSEDEFLLPKDQTAMQRLKTYAKEWKIPYAELPDTKTKLSKAVYRSQTIFSMMFADLKETAKSGGDMYHPRMTPGGLQLFQVGSNAKVYELDRLIDLTQMRTLEGAVTKVKILAASESTSGKEVPSKVLAIEQDGVAELGTLQKLIEDDQVKTATAAKKLAKSHLTGIQETFTISAPDVNTIRAGDAVLLKGLKLIVMSVSRDLSAGPGTMTLELGTAELVKRRYYLE from the coding sequence ATGACCTACAAGGTTATTGTGGACGACAAATATGACATCACCAAGCTGGTGGAGACGATTACGCTGAAGGATTCGCTCGACCAGATTGCCTATCAGGCGAACATCCGACTGGCGGTGTCTGCTTCTTCCGGTTTGCCTGCGATATCACCGGGTATGGCGGTTCGGATCAGCGGGGTTCCTTTTGGCGAAAAATCAATGGTTCACTTGCTGCACCCTGCCGTCATTTGGGAAGCGGAAAGCTCGAACAGCGGCACCAAACGGCTGTCCCTGACCGTCTATGACCGGATGATTTATTTGGAAAAATCGGAGGACGAGTTCCTGCTGCCGAAGGACCAGACTGCCATGCAGCGGCTCAAAACGTACGCCAAGGAATGGAAGATCCCATACGCCGAGCTGCCGGATACCAAAACGAAGCTGAGCAAAGCGGTGTATCGGTCGCAGACCATTTTTTCGATGATGTTTGCCGATCTGAAGGAAACGGCGAAGTCCGGCGGGGACATGTACCATCCACGGATGACGCCCGGTGGGTTGCAGCTCTTCCAGGTAGGAAGTAATGCGAAGGTGTATGAGCTGGATCGACTGATCGATCTGACCCAGATGCGTACGCTCGAAGGAGCGGTTACCAAAGTTAAAATACTGGCAGCTTCGGAGTCTACGAGTGGCAAAGAAGTTCCTTCCAAAGTGCTCGCGATTGAGCAGGACGGTGTAGCCGAACTGGGCACGCTGCAAAAGCTGATCGAGGACGATCAGGTCAAAACGGCGACCGCCGCCAAAAAGCTGGCGAAAAGTCATCTGACGGGTATTCAGGAGACCTTTACGATCTCCGCACCGGATGTGAATACGATTCGTGCCGGGGACGCAGTGTTATTAAAAGGACTTAAGCTGATCGTCATGTCGGTCAGCCGTGATCTGTCTGCCGGACCTGGAACGATGACGTTGGAGCTGGGGACGGCTGAGCTGGTAAAAAGGAGGTATTACCTTGAATAA
- a CDS encoding DUF2634 domain-containing protein — MPSLFPETGVVWGDEEDLSGTASEEVRFGRSWRFDYDAGDFVLTPSGKVAAAGAHEAWVQWCIKAVKTPRYRHVIYSRNYGSELEELVGQGDSRGVMESEITRMVTETLLADPRTDSVDQFTFDWNREQCMFSCRVASVQEEMFILESEVI; from the coding sequence ATGCCTAGTTTGTTCCCGGAAACGGGTGTGGTCTGGGGAGATGAGGAGGACCTGTCTGGGACGGCTTCGGAAGAGGTGCGCTTTGGACGGAGCTGGCGATTCGATTACGATGCCGGGGATTTTGTGCTGACCCCAAGTGGCAAAGTGGCTGCGGCAGGTGCTCATGAAGCCTGGGTGCAGTGGTGCATCAAGGCAGTGAAGACGCCGCGGTACAGGCATGTAATTTACTCTCGAAATTATGGATCGGAGCTGGAAGAACTGGTTGGTCAGGGTGACAGCCGGGGTGTGATGGAAAGTGAGATCACCCGGATGGTTACGGAGACGCTGCTGGCTGATCCACGCACGGATTCGGTAGATCAGTTTACGTTCGATTGGAATCGGGAGCAGTGCATGTTCTCGTGCCGGGTGGCGAGTGTGCAGGAAGAGATGTTTATTTTGGAAAGTGAGGTGATCTGA
- a CDS encoding baseplate J/gp47 family protein — MAEIPRYLEDQTEEQIMQRMLDRLPADLDKSEGSFLWDAEAPVAFMLSEAALWAQELLRRGFASTAASSDPNFRSEELDLRAGEHGITRRAAVVAQGSVKFAGTPGKVVPAGTVVATLADEISGEASLEYETVGRVELGEDGLGSVGVRALVAGKESNVPAGTVTVLSTPVSGVTSVTNVEVIKGGADIEADTALLERFYAKVRNQGTSGNKAQYVQWASEVPGVGATRVIPLWQGPGTVGLYLLDTDKRAAGIDLVAAVQKYVDPTQDGQGEGAAPAGPVVTVMPAEEVPMNIQVKLTLASDATLSDVRAMIERGVTAYLKQLAFADPLVRYTRIAAILLDIPPIIDYSELTVNGVSDQNIEMTASQVAVLGTVDVHE, encoded by the coding sequence ATGGCTGAGATTCCGCGTTATTTGGAGGACCAGACGGAGGAACAGATTATGCAGCGGATGCTGGATCGTTTGCCCGCGGATCTGGACAAGTCGGAAGGTTCTTTTCTGTGGGATGCGGAGGCTCCGGTTGCTTTTATGCTATCCGAGGCGGCTTTGTGGGCGCAGGAGTTGCTTCGGCGTGGATTTGCGAGTACGGCGGCGAGCAGTGATCCGAACTTCCGTTCGGAAGAGCTGGATTTGCGGGCAGGAGAGCATGGCATTACGCGCCGGGCTGCGGTAGTGGCGCAAGGTTCGGTTAAATTTGCGGGTACGCCGGGGAAAGTAGTGCCTGCGGGCACGGTTGTGGCTACTTTGGCAGATGAAATTTCCGGTGAGGCTTCACTCGAATATGAAACGGTTGGTCGTGTGGAGTTGGGAGAAGATGGTCTGGGTAGTGTTGGCGTGCGTGCGCTCGTTGCGGGAAAAGAAAGCAATGTGCCTGCGGGCACCGTGACCGTGCTGTCTACACCTGTGAGCGGAGTTACCTCTGTTACCAACGTGGAGGTGATTAAAGGCGGTGCGGATATTGAGGCAGATACGGCGCTGCTGGAGCGATTTTATGCCAAAGTCCGCAACCAGGGGACAAGCGGGAACAAGGCACAGTATGTGCAGTGGGCCAGTGAAGTGCCCGGTGTTGGTGCAACACGGGTTATTCCGTTGTGGCAAGGGCCGGGCACGGTGGGGCTGTATCTGCTCGATACGGACAAACGTGCCGCGGGAATCGATCTGGTGGCGGCTGTGCAGAAATACGTGGACCCGACGCAGGATGGACAAGGGGAAGGGGCTGCCCCCGCTGGCCCTGTGGTGACGGTTATGCCGGCAGAAGAAGTGCCGATGAACATTCAGGTGAAGCTGACGCTGGCGAGTGATGCGACATTGTCCGATGTACGGGCGATGATCGAACGCGGGGTGACCGCGTATTTGAAGCAGTTGGCCTTTGCCGATCCACTTGTGCGCTACACCCGTATTGCTGCAATTCTGCTGGATATTCCGCCGATTATCGACTATTCGGAGCTGACCGTGAACGGTGTGAGCGACCAGAATATCGAGATGACAGCGAGTCAGGTGGCGGTGCTGGGGACGGTGGATGTGCATGAGTAG
- a CDS encoding YmfQ family protein, with protein sequence MSSVPGVMDSKIMSPKGNELFSYLPSYYETSRVMQADMQSKGTEMDLLYQALDETLDQFFVRTATWGLDFWEQELGIETDRLKPVEQRRAVVESKLRGAGKFSGRLVANVAEAYAGGKVDVTFQPEAWSFTVSFVDTLGIPPNIDDLKRAIDEVKPAHMAVEYEYRYLVWDDLDKKQKTWDELDAASLTWNELEVWA encoded by the coding sequence ATGAGTAGTGTGCCTGGTGTTATGGATTCTAAAATCATGAGCCCGAAGGGAAATGAGCTGTTCTCGTATTTGCCGAGTTACTATGAGACTTCGCGCGTCATGCAGGCCGATATGCAGTCCAAAGGAACCGAGATGGATCTGTTGTATCAGGCGCTGGATGAGACATTGGATCAGTTTTTTGTCCGCACGGCGACGTGGGGCCTGGACTTCTGGGAACAGGAGCTTGGCATTGAGACAGATCGTCTCAAACCTGTGGAGCAACGGCGTGCCGTTGTGGAATCGAAACTGCGTGGTGCCGGGAAATTCTCCGGCAGGCTGGTTGCGAATGTAGCTGAGGCATATGCCGGGGGTAAGGTGGATGTGACGTTTCAGCCGGAAGCGTGGAGTTTTACAGTGAGCTTTGTGGATACGCTGGGCATCCCGCCCAATATCGACGATCTCAAACGCGCGATTGACGAAGTGAAACCGGCCCACATGGCTGTGGAGTATGAGTATCGATATTTGGTGTGGGACGATTTGGACAAGAAACAGAAAACTTGGGATGAACTGGACGCCGCGTCCTTGACGTGGAATGAACTGGAGGTGTGGGCATAA